GCAGATACGCGACCGCCGAGTATCTGCGCGCGGCCGAGCGGCTCGGGTTGCCCGCCGAGCGCATCCCGCAGCTTCAGGAGGTCAGCGAGCTGCTGGAGCCGCTGACCGGGTTCCGCTACGTCCCGGCCGCGGGGCTGGTGCCGCTCAGGGAGTTCTACGGCGTCCTGGCGGACGGGCTCTTCCACTCCACGCAGTACATCCGGCACCACTCCACGCCGCTGTACACGCCGGAGCCCGACGTGATCCACGAGGTGATCGGGCACGCCAACGCGCTGGCCTCCGACCGCTACTCGCGGCTCTACCGCCTGGCGGGGGCGGCGGCCCGGCGGGTCGAGGGCAAGGAGGCGCTCGAGTTCATCTCGAAGATCTTCTGGTTCACGATGGAGTTCGGCGTGATGACGGACCAGGGCGAGCTGCGGGCGTACGGCGCGGGCATCCTGTCCTCGTACGGGGAGATCGAGGAGTTCCGGGGGATGGATATCCGTCCGCTGGACATCGCAGCCATGGGCACCACGCACTACGACATCACGAAATATCAGGACGTACTCTTCCGGGCGGAGTCGCTGGAGCACCTCGAGGACATCGTCGGGGACTTCTGGGCGACCTGCGATGACGAGGTCATCACCCGGCTAATCGCGGACGTTCGCTAAGGGCGGGCATCGGTTCGGCGGGATGTTCTATAGCGCACGCCCTATTTCCGGCTAGATTTCGCTTGATCGTCTTATTGTTACGTGTAGTGGGATATATCCCGATCGTCACGTAATGGGGGAGACGGTTGGGGTGGATGATGGGAGCAAGGAATCGGGTGGCCGTGGCCGCCGCCCTGCTGTTCATCGCGCAGGCCACCGCCTGCAGCACGTGTCAGGGCCTGACGCCGGTGAGCATGCCGACACCGTCCCCCTCGCGGCAGGCGGCACCGGTCGTTCCGGCGTCCGGCGCTGCCCCTCCCGCGCCGTTCCTGGCGGTGGTCCCGGCGCCTGTCTTCCCCGGCGCCGGGGCGCCCCGCGCCTCCGGAGGGGTGGCCGCCCGCCCGCGGAGGATTTTCTCCAAGGAGCTCAGTCGCAGCCTCGACGTGTTCCTGGCCGGATACGGCGGCAGGACCGCCGCCTCGGTGAGCGACCTGGGCACCGGCCGGCGCTACCACTACCACCACACCCTGCAGCTGCCGTCGGCCAACACCTCCAAGGTGAGCATCCTGACGGCACTGCTGCTCGGGACGCGCTGGCACGAGCTCGGTGAGCAGGCCAGGTCCGACGCGAGCGACATGATCCGCTTCAGCGACAACGAGGCGGCCGACCGGTTGTACGAGCGGATCGGGATGAGGCCCGGCCTGGCCAGTGCGAACCGCAGGTTCGGTCTCAGGCGCACCTACACTCCCGGCGGGTGGTGCGCGGCCCAGTACTGCTGGGGCGTCGCACAGACCACCGTGGAGGACCAGATCCGGCTGGTCAAGGCGCTGGCCACCGGTAGGAGCCCGCTGGCGGCCCCGGAGCGCCGCAAGGTGCTCGGGCTGATGGAGAAGGTGACCCCCGAGCAGAAGTGGGGGATCAGCGCGGGGGCGTGCGAGAGCGACCAGGTGTCACTGAAGAACGGCTGGCTGCGGCACGCGGCGAACGGGCGCTGGGCGGTCGCCAGCGCCGGGCTGATCCGCGGGCACGGGCACGACTACGCGGTCGCCGTCCTCACCGAGGACAGCCCGAGCATGGAGACGGGCATCGCCAGGATCGAGGGCGTGACCAAGCGCCTCATGGACGCCTTCAGGGGCGGGCGCGGCTGCGAGGCGACCGCGAACTGAGCGCCGGGTCCGTGAGTCGTTGATCCGCGGGCTCGCGGAACCGCGCGCCCGCGGGGGAGTACGTGTTACGTCGTTCTGTCGACCAGCCGGTAACCCACCCCCCGTACGGTCTGGATCAGCTGGTCCTCGGTGTCGCCCAGGCGGGCACGGAGGCGCTTGACGTGCACCGCGATGGTGTTGGTCGAGGTCGTGTCCGTGGAGTTCCAGACATGCCGCATGATCTGCTCCCGCGTCACCGTGCGGTGCGCGTTGCGCATCAGATAGTGCAGCAACTCGAACTCGCGCAGCGGCAGGTGGATGACCCTGCCGTCGACCCTGACCTGATAGGCGTTGACGTCGAGCTCCACCCTGCCGACCACGAGTGCCCTGCGGGCCCCGGACTCACCGGTGAACGCGGCGTGGATCAGGGGCAGCAACTCGGGCACCCGGTAGGGCCGGGCCACGCACGCGGTGGCTCCGGCCGCCAGCGCCTGGACGGCCTGCTGGGCGTGACCCTCGCCCACGCCGAGCAGGACGGGGATCACCCGCGTCAGCCGTACCGCGCGGACGAACTCCACCGCCCCTATGACCGGCAGCGAGGCGCTGACGAGAACGACGTCGGGTCGGAGCGCCCCGGCCTGCAACAGGGCCTGGGCGCCGTCGGTGACGCCCATGACCTGCACTCCCTCGCGTTCCAGGGCCGCGGCCAGGTCATGGACCATGGCCACCTCCGGATCGGCCACCAGCAGCATGGGCGCCGTCCGTGTGTCCCCGTCCACCTCTGGTGCCGTCTGCGGCTGGATCACCCGCATCCTCCAATATGGGTTAGCCGAAGCGGCCGGTGATGTAATCCTCGGTCCGCTTGTCGCTGGGGTTGGTGAAGATGCGGCTGGTCTCGTCGAACTCCACCAGGCGGCCGTGCCGCACGCCGGCCTCGTCCACCTCGGCGGTGAAGAAGGCCGTGCGGTCCGAGACGCGGGCGGCCTGCTGCATGTTGTGGGTGACGATGACGATCGTGTAATCGCGCGTCAGCTCCTGCATCAGGTCTTCGATCTTGGTGGTCGCGATCGGGTCCAGGGCCGAGCAGGGCTCGTCCATCAGGATGACGTCGGGCTTCACCGCGATCGCCCGCGCGATGCACAGACGCTGCTGCTGTCCGCCGGACAGGGAGAGGGCGTTCTGCTTGATCTTGTCCTTGACCTCGTCCCAGAGCGCCGCCTTGGTCAGCGCCTCCTCGACGATCTCGTCCATGTTGCCCTTGATCCCGTTGACCCGGGGACCGTAGGCGATGTTGTCGTAGATCGACTTGGGGAAGGGGTTCGGCTTCTGGAAGACCATGCCGATCCGGCGCCGGACCTCGATCGGGTCCACGTGGTCGCCGTAAAGATTCTCGTCGTGGTAGAGGATCTCGCCGGCCGCGCGGGCACCGGGGATCAGGTCGTTCATCCGGTTGAAGCAGCGGAGCACGGTGCTCTTGCCGCAGCCGGACGGGCCGATCATGGCCGTGATCTCGCGGTTGCCGATGGTCAGGTTGACCCCGCGCACCGCCTCGTAGTCGCCGTAGAAGACGCTGAGGTTGGAGACGGTGAAGACCGGGTCGAGGGCTTCGATGGTGCGGGGGACTTCGGGGCCGCGCACGTTCACGTTCGGCACGGAAATTCCAATCCCAATCTCGGACATTTCTTACCTCACCAGCGCTTCTGGTAGCGGTTACGGAGCCAGATGGCGACGGAGTTCATCAGGAGCAGGATCGCCAGCAGGATCACGATCGCCGCCGCGGCGAGGATGGCGAACTCCTCCTGGGGGCGGCTGATGAAGCTGTAGATCTGCAGCGGCAGGACGGTGAAGCTGCTCCAGACGCCCTCGGGGTTGAACCGGACCAGCGTCGCGGCACCGAGCATCAGGAACGGGGCGGCCTCGCCGATCGCGCGGGAGAGGGCCAGGATCGAGCCCGTCGCGATGCCCGGGATCGACGCCGGGAGCACCTGGCGGTAGATGGTCTGCCACTGGGTCGCGCCCAGTGCCAGCGAGCCCTCGCGGATCGACGGCGGCACCGCGCGGATGGCCTCGCGGGCGGAGATGATCACGATGGGCAGCACGAGCAGCGAGATGGTGACCGCGCCGGTCATGACGGTGAAGCCGAACTGCAGCCAGCGGGCGATGATGCCCAGGCCGAGGATGCCGTAGACGATCGAGGGAACGGCCGCCAGGTTGGAGATGTTCAGCTCGATCAGCTTGTTGTACCACTTGGTCCTGTCGGCGTACTCCTCGAGGTAGATCGCCGCGAGGATGCCGGTGGGCAGGGCCATGATCGCGGTCAGCCCGATGATCCACAGGGTGCCGAAGATGCCCGACTGGATGCCGGACGTCTCCGGGCGGCGGATCGAGGGCTGGTTCTCCCACAGCATCGAGTTGAGCCGCGGCCAGCCCTCCTCGACGACGTAGACCAGCAGCATGGCCAGGAACAGGAGGGCGATCGCGAGGCTGGCCAGCAGCGCGATGCGGAAGAGGTGTTCCTTGAGGGGGCGCCCCTTGCTGGCCAGTTGCACGGCCGAGCGGGGGGTGGAGAGGATGGCCATCAGTCGTAGACCTCGCGATACTTCTGGACCATGCGGGCGCTGAGGTAGTTCATCGCGAAGGTGATCACGAAGAGCAGGGACCCCACCGCGAAGATGGTCTTGTAGGCGATCGAGCCGACCGAGGCGTCGCCGGAGCCGGCCTGGGCGATGAAGGCCGCCATCGTGGCCATCTCGTTGCCCGGGTAGAGCGTGAAGACGGATTTGAAACCGCCGGCGATCGCGACGATCATCGTCTCGCCCGCGGCCCGGGAGACCGCCAGGATGACGGCGGCGACGATGCCGGAGAACGCGGCGGGGACGACGACGCGCACCGAGGTGAGCATCTTGGAGGCGCCGAGGGCGTACGAGCCCTCGCGCAGGCCGTTCGGCACCGCGGCCATCGAGTCCTCCGACAGCGACGCGACGATCGGGATGATCATCACGCCGACCAGGAGGCCGGCGGCGAGCGCGTTCTTGCCGTCCAGGTCCAGGAAGGGGAGGACGTCCCTCAGCAGCGGGGTGACGAAGGTGAGGGCGAAGAAGCCGAAGACCACCGTCGGGACGCCCGCGAGGACCTCCAGCACCGGCTTGAAGATCTTGCGGGTCCGGTGGGAGGCGTACTCCGACAGGTAGATCGCGGCGGCCAGGCCGAGCGGCACGGCGACCACGATGGCGATCAGAGTGATCTCCACGGTGGCGACGATGAGCGGCCACACGCCGAACGCCGGCGGGTTGAACAGCGGTCCCCAGCTGGTGGAGCCGAAGAACTCACCCAGGCTCACCGAGGCGAAGAACTCGATGGTCGGTTCGAGGAGCGCGATGACGATGCCGATCGTGGTCGCCACCGACACCATCGCCGCGGCCAGGAGAATGGCCTTGATGACGAACTCGCCATAACGCGGGCGCGACCGCGCCAGGGACCCCGGGGCCCCTGGAACGGTCGTGCGGTGCTGAGCCGACATCAGCCGGCGCTCTTCAGCGCGGTGATGTCAGCCTTGAGCTTGGCCTCCTGCTCGGGGTTGAGCGGGATGAACTTCGCGTCCTTGGCGATCGAGTTGATGTTGGCCGCGTAGTAGTCGAGGAAGGCCGCCACCTCGGGCCGCTTCACCGCGGCGGTGGAGGGGTAGACGAACAGCGGGCGGGCGAGCGGGGTGTAGGTGCCGCCCTGGGCCGCCTCGACGCTCGGGGCCACGCAGCCGCTGCCGGAGTCGATCTCGAGGGCCTTCAGCTTGTCGGCGTTCTCCTCGAAGTAGGTGAAGCCGAAGTAGCCCAGGCCGCCCTTGGCGCCCTCGACACCGGTGACGATGTCGTTGTCGTTCTCGCTCGGGCTGTAGTCCTTGCGGCTGGCGCCCTCCTCACCGTTGATCTCGCCGGTGAAGTAGTCGAAGGTGCCGGAGTCGGTGCCGGGGCCGTAGAGCTTGAGCTCCTCGGCCGGGAACTTGGCGTCGACGTCCTTCCAGGTCTTGACCTTGCCCTCGGCCGCCGGCTCCCACATCTTCTTGAGCTGGTCGGTGGTGAGGCAGGTGGCCCAGTCGTTCTCCTTGGGAACCACGACGGTCAGCGCGTCGGTCGCCACCGTGAGCTCGGTGAACTTGATGCCCTTCGCGTCGCAGGCCGCCTTCTCCTCGTCCTTGATCGCACGAGAGGCGTTCGAGATGTCCGTCTCGCCGGCGCAGAACTTCTCGAAGCCGCCGCCGGTGCCCGAGGTACCGACCGGCACCTTCACCTGCGGCTGCTCCTCGCCGAAGAGCTCGGAGGCCGCCTGGGTGAGGGGGGCCACGGTGCTGGAACCGTCGATCTTGATCTCGCCGCTCAGGGCCGCACCGGCACCCGCCTCGGCGGAGGGTGCGGTGGCGGCGGTGGTGCTGCCGTCACTGTTGGGCTTGGCGTCGCCACCACAAGCGGCCGCGAGCGATACGACGAGCGCGGCCGTCGCCACCGCGCTGAGGCGGCGCTGTCCACTGGTCACGGTATGTTCCTTCTCCGTAGTGAGATCCGTTCTCGATGCCTCCGATAAAAGTGGGGCAAAGTGAACGGAAGTGAAACGAGCCATGACCGTGGCCGGAAGAGGTAGGCCCACGGATGTGAATACCCGGACGTTAACGGAAGTTCGACCGCGGTTTCCGGTCCCGCAGGCCCGGTGGGCAGGGCCTTGGGGGTTCCCTGGTCTGGGGATGACCCGGTGGGAGGGCCCTGCCGCCGGAACGTTCCCGTTTCCGGTCACCATCGCGCGGACTTGCCGATCTGTTCATCTTCCCGACATCCGGCGGAAGGTAACGCGGCCGGATCTCCGGCGCGGCCAGGAAGGGAGAGGCGGCGAGCTCTGGGCGGGAAGGCGGCGAGTCTCCAGGTGGGGGGCGAGTTCTGAGCGGGAAGGGCGGACGAGCTCTGGGAGGCGGTGAGTCTCCGGGCGGAGGCGAGCCTTGAGCGGGAGGGGGCGAGCCTCTAGGGGCGAGTCTCCGGGCGGGGCGGGCCCTAGGCGGGAAGGGTGAGCGGCCCGCTGCCGAGGCGTTTGAGGACCTCGCCGTGCAGGGGGCCGTTGCTGCACAGCAGGCTGCCGCCGTTGATGTCGGGAACGCCCGACAGGTCGGTCCAGATGCCGCCGGCCTCCTCGACGATCACGGTCAGCGCCGCGATGTCCCAGGGGGAGAGCTCCGGCTCCGCCGACACGTCGGCCGCGCCCTCGGCGACCAGCATGTGTGACCAGAAGTCGCCGTAGGCACGGTTACGCCAGACGGAACGGTTCAGGTCGAGGAACGCGTCGAGTTTCCCGGCCTCCTCCCAGCCGCCGATGCTGGAGTAGGAGAACGAGGCGTCCTCGAGGCGGGTGACGGAGGAGACCCGGCACCGCGTGGCCTTGGTGAGGCTCTTGCCGGTCCAGGCGCCGCTGTCGCGGGCGGCCCACCAGCGGCGGCCGAGCGCGGGGGCGGAGACCAGGCCCACGACGACGCGGCCCTGGTCCATCAGGGCGATGAGCGTGGCCCAGACGGGCACTCCGCGTACGTAGTTCTTGGTGCCGTCGATCGGGTCGATGATCCACGAGCGCTCGCCACGGCCGCTCGCGCCGAACTCCTCGCCGATGACGGCGTCGCGCGGTCGGGCCCGGCCGAGAGCGGAGCGGAGCGCCTCCTCGGTGGCCTGGTCGGCGTCGCTCACCGGTGTGAGGTCGGGTTTGGTCTCCACCCGCAGGTCCATGGACTTGAACCGGCGCATGGTCAGATCGTCGGCCGCGTCGGCCATGACGTGCGCGAGGCGAAGATCGTCGTTGTAACCCGTCACGGGGGGCAACGCTATCGCGTCGACGGCCGAATGGCGGAGATCGGGGAGTAAGCGGAACAATCGTGTCGCGTCCCACCAGGCCGGGATACCGCGTGAAACATCCGTTGGCATCGGTGTTACCCGCGAGTAGCATTCCGGTATGACCTTTGACGTGGGTGACTTCATGCTACAGAGCGTCCCGTTCGCCAGGACGCTGGGCATCTCGTTCGACAAGGTGGAACCGGGCTTCGCCGTCGCCCGCATGGCCGACCGGGCCGAGCTGCACAACCACGTGGGAGGCCCGCACGCCGGAGCCCTGTTCAGCGTCGCCGAGACGGCCTCCGGCGCCGCGATGCTCTCCACCTTCGGCGACCAGCTGTCACGGGCCACCCCGCTGGCCAAGAGCGCGGCGATCCGCTACCTCAAGCTCGCGAGGGGCGAGGTCGTCGCGGAGGCCCGCCTCCGGGCGTCCAGGGAGGAGGTCGTGGCCACGCTGGACGCGGGAGAGCGCCCGGAGTTCGACGTCGCCGTCGAGATCAGGACGGCCGACGGCACCCTCGTGTCCGAGATGACCGTCGCCTGGGCCTTCCGGCTGAACAGCTGACGCCGTGGCGGACCGCTGAGGCTCCGGAACCGCCGCCGCCCTATCGACGGCGGCGGCGACGGCCACGCGGGCGCCGGCGCGTCGCGACGAACCTCGCGCTCCCGCTCATCCGCTCCGCTCCCCGGTCCGATCATCGAAGCGTCCTGACGACCAGGTCATCGAAGCGTCCTGACGGCCAGGTCGCCGGAACGTCCTGACGACCAGGTCACCGGGGTGTTCTCACGACTGATCGTCGTCGGAGGCGCCCTCACGGCTGGCGAGCAGGCGGCGCAGGGAGGTCAGCCGGGTCGGGTCGGCGTGTCCGGCCGCCACCCAGGCGTCCAGGGCGCACTCGTCGGAGAGGTGGTTACAGCCCTTCGGGCACTGGACGGTGCCTTCGATCAGGTCGGGGAAGCCCGCCAGGACCGTCTCCACCGAGACGTGGGCCAGACCGAAGCTGCGCACCCCCGGGGTGTCGATGATCCAGCCGCTCTCCGGCAGCTCCAGGGCGACGGCCGAGGTGGAGGTGTGCCGGCCCCGGCCGGTCACCGCGTTCACGTGTGAGACGGCCCGGTTGGCGTCCGGCACCAGGGCGTTGACCAGTGTCGACTTGCCCACCCCCGAATGGCCGACGAGCACGCTGATCCGGCCCTTGAGGCGTTCCCGTACCTCTTCCAGGCCGCCCCCCTTCTGGACCACCACGTACGGGACCCCGAGGGGGTCGTACAGCGAGACGAGCTCGTCGGGCGAGGCGAGGTCGGACTTGGTGAGGCAGAGCAGCGGATCGATGTCGGCGTCGAAGGCCGCGACCAGCATCCGGTCGATCATGCGGGGCCGGGGCGGCGGATCGGCCAGTGCCGTCACGATGACGAGCTGGTCGGCGTTGGCGACCACGGGGCGCTCGATGCCGTCGGTGTTGTCGGTGTCGTCGGCGGAGCGGCGGAGCATGGAGGTGCGGGGCTCCACCCGCACGACGCGGGCCAGCGTGTCGGCCATGCCGGAGACGTCGCCCACCAGGGCCACCCGGTCGCCGACCACGATGCCCTTGCGGCCCAGCTCGCGCGCCTTCATGGCGACCACGACCCTGCCGCTCATCGCGGCGCCCTCCGCGTGGTCCTTCTTACGACGGCGGCCCTTCTCGCCCGCCGACTCGACCAGGCACGTGTAGCGCCCGCGGTCGACGGCGACCACGAACGCCGGGATCGCGTCCTCGTGGGCAGGGCGAATCCGGGTCCGGGGCCGGGATCCCTTGCCCGGCCTGACCCTGACGTCGTCCTCGTCGTACTCGCGCTTTCTCAGTTTCTCCGCCTTGTCCGGCCCGGTGTGCCCCCGAGGAGGGCCGCGGGGCCTGCCGGCCGATCGTCCATCACCGCGCGCCGCGCAGCATGCCCGCCCACATGGAGGCGAACTCGGGGAGGGTTTTACCCGTGGTGGCGATGTCCTCCACCTCGACGCCGGGCACGGCCAGCCCGATCACGGCTCCGGCGGTGGCCATCCGGTGGTCGGCGTAGGAGTGGAACACCCCGCCGGTGAGCGGGCGGGGCCTGATCTCCAGACCGTCCTCGGTCTCGTTCGCGTCGCCGCCGAGGCCGTTGATCTCGGCGACCAGGGCGGCCAGCCGGTCGGTCTCGTGCCCGCGGATGTGGGCGACACCGCCGATCCTGCTGGGCGAGCTCGCGAGGGCGGCCAGCGCGGCGATCGTCGGGGTCAGCTCGGCCACGTCGCGCAGGTCCGCCTCGATGCCGGTGATCCGCCCGGTGCCGGTGACCGCCAGCCCCTCGGGCGTGTGCTCCACCGAGGCGCCCATGCCGGCCAGCAGCGTACGGAGCTGGTCACCCGGCTGGGTCGTCCGCGCGGGCCAGTCGGGGATGGTGACCGTGCCGCCGGTCACCATGGCGGCGGACAGGAAGGGGGCCGCGTTGGACAGGTCGGGCTCCACGGTGAAGTCCCTCGCCCCGATGGGGCCTGGCTCGACCCGCCAGACGTCGGGCTCGGAGTCGTCCACCGTGACACCGAACTCGCGGAGCATCTGGACGGTCATCCGGATGTGCGGCTGCGAGGGGATCGGCGGGCCCTCGTGGCGTACCGTCACGCCCTTCTCGAAGCGCGCCCCCGCCAGCAGCAGGCCGGAGAGGAACTGCGACGAGCCGGACGCGTCGAGCCTGACCTCGCCGCCGGCCAGCGGCCCTCTCACCGTGAACGGCAGCGCGTCGCCCGTCACCTCGGCGCCGAGGGCGCGCAGCGCGCGCAGGATCGGGCCCATCGGGCGCTTGCGGGCGTGCGGGTCGCCGTCGAAGAAGACCTCGCCCGCGGCCAGCGCCGCCATCGGCGGCACGAAGCGCATGACCGTGCCCGCCAGCCCCACGTCGATGCGGGCCCCGCCGGTGACGGGACCGGGCGTGATCGCCCAGTCGACGCTGGAGGCGCTCTCGTTGGAGGGGGCCATCGTCGCGCCCAGCGTCCGCAGCGCGTCCGCCATCAGGTCGGCGTCGCGGCTGCGCAGCGCCAGGCGTACCGTGCCGGGTCCGTCGGCCAGCGCGGCGAGCAGCAGCGCGCGGTTGGTCACGGACTTCGACCCGGGCAGGGGGACGGTCGCGCGGACGGGTTCGGTCGCGGTCGGTGCGGGCCACAGCGGAGCGGACATGGGCAAAAGCCTACCGGTGCCCGCCCCGCGCCGCCCGTCCGTGCTCCGCGCCGCCCGTCCGTGCGAGCCGCCCGTCCGTGCTCCGGAGGGGACAGGGGGCGCGGGGCGGCAAGATCGGAAAACGGGGTTGGGCGCTCCCCGGCGTGGCGTGGCGTGGCAAAGTGGAGATATGTGCGGGAGATACGCGTCTGCGCGGGGCAAGCAGGAGTTGCTGGAGGAGTTCCAGGTCGAGCTCGACGGAGCGCCCGACGAGGAACTCGGGCCCGACTACAACGTCGCGCCCACGAAACCGGTGTACGCGGTGATGAGCCGGGTGCCGAAGGCCGAGCCGGACGGCCGGCCGGTCCGGCAGCTCCGCGTGGTTCGCTGGGGGCTGGTCCCCGCCTGGGCGAAGGACCCGTCCATCGGATCCAAGATGATCAACGCGCGGGTGGAGACGGTGGCGGAGAAGCCCGCCTACCGCAAGGCGTTCGCGGAGCGCAGGTGCCTGATCCCCGCCGACGGTTACTACGAGTGGGCCGTGCTGGACGAGAAGGACGCCAAGGGGAAGCCGAAGAAGCAGCCCTACTTCGTCCGTCCCGCCGACGGCGGCGTGATGGCCATGGCGGGACTGTACGAGTTCTGGCGGGACCGGGGCCGGGCCGACGACGACCCGCTCTCGTGGCTGGTGACCTGCACCGTCATCACGACCGACGCCGTGGACGAGGCGGGCAGGGTGCACGACCGGATGCCGATGCTGATCGAGCGCGACCGCTGGGGCGAGTGGCTCGACCCCGGGGTGCCCGACGCGAAGGGGTTCCTGATCCCGGCGGGCTCCACGGGGCTGGAGATCCATCCGGTCTCCACCGCCGTCAACTCGGTGCGGAACAACAGCCCGGAGCTCGTCGAGCCGCTGAAGGAGGCGTAGGGCGGGGGCCGGGCGCTCTTCCGAAAACGCCGGGTGATCCGGTGTAAAACCATCGCCAAGTGGGCATCCGGTGTGAAAGCGGTGCCTCGTGGCGAGGTGGCGAGGTCGCCGTCACAGAGCCACCCCCTTGCGCCTGACGGGAGAGTCGGGGATCCCCTCACAGGCCGCCCCCGCTTCCCGGAGGTGCGGATTCGTGGATGTCGCGACCGCGCGCGAGCGCCTGAAGATCATGCTCGCCGAACTCGACCGGTCCATCGGAGTGCTCCGCGG
This region of Streptosporangium sp. NBC_01495 genomic DNA includes:
- a CDS encoding phenylalanine 4-monooxygenase produces the protein MFEEAQYFAPVATRDDGSIEVELGAGHPGFADPVYRARRNAIAALAVGYVPGTPIPTAEYTGQEHEVWALVSRELGLKHRRYATAEYLRAAERLGLPAERIPQLQEVSELLEPLTGFRYVPAAGLVPLREFYGVLADGLFHSTQYIRHHSTPLYTPEPDVIHEVIGHANALASDRYSRLYRLAGAAARRVEGKEALEFISKIFWFTMEFGVMTDQGELRAYGAGILSSYGEIEEFRGMDIRPLDIAAMGTTHYDITKYQDVLFRAESLEHLEDIVGDFWATCDDEVITRLIADVR
- a CDS encoding serine hydrolase encodes the protein MAVAAALLFIAQATACSTCQGLTPVSMPTPSPSRQAAPVVPASGAAPPAPFLAVVPAPVFPGAGAPRASGGVAARPRRIFSKELSRSLDVFLAGYGGRTAASVSDLGTGRRYHYHHTLQLPSANTSKVSILTALLLGTRWHELGEQARSDASDMIRFSDNEAADRLYERIGMRPGLASANRRFGLRRTYTPGGWCAAQYCWGVAQTTVEDQIRLVKALATGRSPLAAPERRKVLGLMEKVTPEQKWGISAGACESDQVSLKNGWLRHAANGRWAVASAGLIRGHGHDYAVAVLTEDSPSMETGIARIEGVTKRLMDAFRGGRGCEATAN
- a CDS encoding response regulator transcription factor, which codes for MIQPQTAPEVDGDTRTAPMLLVADPEVAMVHDLAAALEREGVQVMGVTDGAQALLQAGALRPDVVLVSASLPVIGAVEFVRAVRLTRVIPVLLGVGEGHAQQAVQALAAGATACVARPYRVPELLPLIHAAFTGESGARRALVVGRVELDVNAYQVRVDGRVIHLPLREFELLHYLMRNAHRTVTREQIMRHVWNSTDTTSTNTIAVHVKRLRARLGDTEDQLIQTVRGVGYRLVDRTT
- the pstB gene encoding phosphate ABC transporter ATP-binding protein PstB → MSEIGIGISVPNVNVRGPEVPRTIEALDPVFTVSNLSVFYGDYEAVRGVNLTIGNREITAMIGPSGCGKSTVLRCFNRMNDLIPGARAAGEILYHDENLYGDHVDPIEVRRRIGMVFQKPNPFPKSIYDNIAYGPRVNGIKGNMDEIVEEALTKAALWDEVKDKIKQNALSLSGGQQQRLCIARAIAVKPDVILMDEPCSALDPIATTKIEDLMQELTRDYTIVIVTHNMQQAARVSDRTAFFTAEVDEAGVRHGRLVEFDETSRIFTNPSDKRTEDYITGRFG
- the pstA gene encoding phosphate ABC transporter permease PstA codes for the protein MAILSTPRSAVQLASKGRPLKEHLFRIALLASLAIALLFLAMLLVYVVEEGWPRLNSMLWENQPSIRRPETSGIQSGIFGTLWIIGLTAIMALPTGILAAIYLEEYADRTKWYNKLIELNISNLAAVPSIVYGILGLGIIARWLQFGFTVMTGAVTISLLVLPIVIISAREAIRAVPPSIREGSLALGATQWQTIYRQVLPASIPGIATGSILALSRAIGEAAPFLMLGAATLVRFNPEGVWSSFTVLPLQIYSFISRPQEEFAILAAAAIVILLAILLLMNSVAIWLRNRYQKRW
- the pstC gene encoding phosphate ABC transporter permease subunit PstC, producing the protein MSAQHRTTVPGAPGSLARSRPRYGEFVIKAILLAAAMVSVATTIGIVIALLEPTIEFFASVSLGEFFGSTSWGPLFNPPAFGVWPLIVATVEITLIAIVVAVPLGLAAAIYLSEYASHRTRKIFKPVLEVLAGVPTVVFGFFALTFVTPLLRDVLPFLDLDGKNALAAGLLVGVMIIPIVASLSEDSMAAVPNGLREGSYALGASKMLTSVRVVVPAAFSGIVAAVILAVSRAAGETMIVAIAGGFKSVFTLYPGNEMATMAAFIAQAGSGDASVGSIAYKTIFAVGSLLFVITFAMNYLSARMVQKYREVYD
- a CDS encoding PstS family phosphate ABC transporter substrate-binding protein → MTSGQRRLSAVATAALVVSLAAACGGDAKPNSDGSTTAATAPSAEAGAGAALSGEIKIDGSSTVAPLTQAASELFGEEQPQVKVPVGTSGTGGGFEKFCAGETDISNASRAIKDEEKAACDAKGIKFTELTVATDALTVVVPKENDWATCLTTDQLKKMWEPAAEGKVKTWKDVDAKFPAEELKLYGPGTDSGTFDYFTGEINGEEGASRKDYSPSENDNDIVTGVEGAKGGLGYFGFTYFEENADKLKALEIDSGSGCVAPSVEAAQGGTYTPLARPLFVYPSTAAVKRPEVAAFLDYYAANINSIAKDAKFIPLNPEQEAKLKADITALKSAG
- the hisN gene encoding histidinol-phosphatase, whose translation is MTGYNDDLRLAHVMADAADDLTMRRFKSMDLRVETKPDLTPVSDADQATEEALRSALGRARPRDAVIGEEFGASGRGERSWIIDPIDGTKNYVRGVPVWATLIALMDQGRVVVGLVSAPALGRRWWAARDSGAWTGKSLTKATRCRVSSVTRLEDASFSYSSIGGWEEAGKLDAFLDLNRSVWRNRAYGDFWSHMLVAEGAADVSAEPELSPWDIAALTVIVEEAGGIWTDLSGVPDINGGSLLCSNGPLHGEVLKRLGSGPLTLPA
- a CDS encoding DUF4442 domain-containing protein, whose product is MTFDVGDFMLQSVPFARTLGISFDKVEPGFAVARMADRAELHNHVGGPHAGALFSVAETASGAAMLSTFGDQLSRATPLAKSAAIRYLKLARGEVVAEARLRASREEVVATLDAGERPEFDVAVEIRTADGTLVSEMTVAWAFRLNS
- the rsgA gene encoding ribosome small subunit-dependent GTPase A translates to MRKREYDEDDVRVRPGKGSRPRTRIRPAHEDAIPAFVVAVDRGRYTCLVESAGEKGRRRKKDHAEGAAMSGRVVVAMKARELGRKGIVVGDRVALVGDVSGMADTLARVVRVEPRTSMLRRSADDTDNTDGIERPVVANADQLVIVTALADPPPRPRMIDRMLVAAFDADIDPLLCLTKSDLASPDELVSLYDPLGVPYVVVQKGGGLEEVRERLKGRISVLVGHSGVGKSTLVNALVPDANRAVSHVNAVTGRGRHTSTSAVALELPESGWIIDTPGVRSFGLAHVSVETVLAGFPDLIEGTVQCPKGCNHLSDECALDAWVAAGHADPTRLTSLRRLLASREGASDDDQS
- the aroA gene encoding 3-phosphoshikimate 1-carboxyvinyltransferase; this translates as MSAPLWPAPTATEPVRATVPLPGSKSVTNRALLLAALADGPGTVRLALRSRDADLMADALRTLGATMAPSNESASSVDWAITPGPVTGGARIDVGLAGTVMRFVPPMAALAAGEVFFDGDPHARKRPMGPILRALRALGAEVTGDALPFTVRGPLAGGEVRLDASGSSQFLSGLLLAGARFEKGVTVRHEGPPIPSQPHIRMTVQMLREFGVTVDDSEPDVWRVEPGPIGARDFTVEPDLSNAAPFLSAAMVTGGTVTIPDWPARTTQPGDQLRTLLAGMGASVEHTPEGLAVTGTGRITGIEADLRDVAELTPTIAALAALASSPSRIGGVAHIRGHETDRLAALVAEINGLGGDANETEDGLEIRPRPLTGGVFHSYADHRMATAGAVIGLAVPGVEVEDIATTGKTLPEFASMWAGMLRGAR